In Desulfuromonas acetexigens, the genomic stretch TTTTTATCCCTGGCACGAGCTGGGCCGAATTCCGGGCGACTCCGTCCTTCTCCCTGCGGCAGGAATATAACGACAACATCTACCTGGAACGGGACAAGGAGGGGGATTTCGTCACCTTCGTCCGTCCCTCCCTGGATATCCTCTGGAGCACCCGGGTTGTCGATTTGACCCTCGATCTCGGTCTCGAATACGAGAAATACTGGGACAACAGCGACGAGGACGAACTGCGGCCGAGCCAGGGGGCGCGTCTCGACTCCACCTTCAACCTCTATCGCGACGCCCTCTTTCTCCGGGTCACCGATACCTACGAACGCGTACCCATCGACGAAGGGGACAAGGGCGCCGTCGACAACAATCTGGTCAACCTCACCGACAGCAACCGCCTGGAGATCAATCCCTACCTGCTGCTCCAACCCCTGCGCACCCTCCAGGCGCGTTTCGACTATCTCTATGAAAATGTCTGGTATCGGGAAGAGGAAGGGGACGACGCGGAAACCCACCGCTATTCGGCCGTCCTGACCCAGCAGCTCACTCCGCGGATCAGCGCCGATCTCACCGGATCCTTTACCCAGTTCCGTCCCAAGGATGCCAGCCGTTCCCTCCTCGACGACACCGGCGAGGAAGAATACGACCGCACCGATGCCGGCGTCGGCCTGCTCTGGCAGGTGAACGACCAGCTCGCCCTGCGCGGCGACGTCGGCCGCGCCTGGCTCGACTACGAGTTCAGCGACGATTACGATTCCACCCTCTTCGGCGGGCAGGCCGACTACCAGATCTCCGTCGCTTTTTCCGTTGGCGCCGCCTACGAGGAAGACATCTCCGCCAGCGTCGAGGACGGCGCCCGTGAGCGGCAAAAGGCCTCCGCCTATCTCGCTTATGCCGACCGTTCCAATGTGCGTCTCACCGTTTTTCAGACCCGCGACGACTATATCGAAATCGACCGGCGGGATGACGGCATGGGCGCGACCCTGGACGGCGATGTGCCCATCACCAACAAGAAAGGGATCGCCTGGCTGCTCAGCTACACCGACTACGAAGAGGGGGATTTGGAGGAGTACCAGCGCTACGGCGGCCGCCTTGAATTCTACCATCAGCTGCGTCTGGGCCGGGTTTCCCTCGGCTACACCTACAACCGCAACGATTC encodes the following:
- a CDS encoding TIGR03016 family PEP-CTERM system-associated outer membrane protein; translation: MKLAVPLLLAGLFIPGTSWAEFRATPSFSLRQEYNDNIYLERDKEGDFVTFVRPSLDILWSTRVVDLTLDLGLEYEKYWDNSDEDELRPSQGARLDSTFNLYRDALFLRVTDTYERVPIDEGDKGAVDNNLVNLTDSNRLEINPYLLLQPLRTLQARFDYLYENVWYREEEGDDAETHRYSAVLTQQLTPRISADLTGSFTQFRPKDASRSLLDDTGEEEYDRTDAGVGLLWQVNDQLALRGDVGRAWLDYEFSDDYDSTLFGGQADYQISVAFSVGAAYEEDISASVEDGARERQKASAYLAYADRSNVRLTVFQTRDDYIEIDRRDDGMGATLDGDVPITNKKGIAWLLSYTDYEEGDLEEYQRYGGRLEFYHQLRLGRVSLGYTYNRNDSDIPSEDYDNNIVFAQVALRW